The following proteins are encoded in a genomic region of Roseinatronobacter sp. S2:
- the era gene encoding GTPase Era, protein MTDTPDTATTPTDTPPTRAGFIALIGEPNAGKSTLTNRMVGAKVSIVTHKVQTTRTRIRGVAMEGAAQLVFVDTPGLFRPRRRLDRAMVAAAWGGAADADIVVLLVEAHRGVTDGTQAILDALKERISPNQTVALAINKIDRVKAETLLALSEKLNAAYPFVKTFMISAERGHGVDDLRHWLAETLPEGPWLYPEDQIADLPLRMIAAEMTREKLTLRLHEELPYQLTVETEMWQERKDGSVRIDQIIYVIRDGHKGIVLGNKGETIKSISQAARVEITEFLGRPVHLFLQVKVRENWLEEAARYSEMGLDFRDGNT, encoded by the coding sequence ATGACCGATACACCTGACACTGCCACCACGCCGACCGACACACCGCCAACCCGCGCGGGGTTCATTGCCCTGATCGGTGAACCCAATGCGGGCAAATCCACCCTGACAAACCGCATGGTCGGCGCGAAGGTCAGCATTGTGACCCATAAGGTGCAGACCACCCGCACACGCATTCGCGGTGTGGCCATGGAAGGGGCCGCGCAACTGGTATTCGTGGACACGCCCGGCCTGTTCCGCCCGCGGCGCAGGCTGGACCGCGCCATGGTCGCCGCCGCATGGGGCGGGGCCGCAGATGCCGATATCGTGGTGCTGCTGGTCGAGGCGCATCGCGGCGTGACCGACGGCACACAGGCCATCCTTGATGCGCTGAAAGAGCGTATCTCGCCCAACCAGACGGTCGCGCTTGCGATCAACAAGATTGACCGCGTCAAGGCAGAAACCCTGCTTGCGCTGTCGGAAAAACTGAACGCGGCCTATCCGTTTGTCAAAACCTTCATGATCTCCGCCGAACGCGGGCATGGCGTGGATGATCTGCGCCACTGGCTGGCCGAAACCCTGCCCGAAGGGCCATGGCTTTACCCCGAAGACCAGATCGCGGATTTGCCGCTGCGCATGATCGCCGCCGAAATGACGCGCGAGAAGCTGACCCTGCGCCTGCATGAAGAACTGCCCTATCAGCTGACGGTCGAGACGGAAATGTGGCAGGAACGCAAGGACGGGTCCGTGCGCATTGACCAGATCATCTATGTCATCCGCGACGGGCATAAGGGCATTGTGCTGGGCAACAAGGGCGAAACCATCAAATCCATTTCACAAGCCGCCCGTGTCGAGATTACGGAATTTCTGGGCCGTCCCGTGCATTTGTTCCTGCAAGTAAAAGTGCGTGAAAACTGGCTGGAAGAGGCCGCGCGCTATTCCGAAATGGGGCTGGATTTCCGCGACGGCAATACATGA
- a CDS encoding DUF1491 family protein: MSARLASGIWVSAYLRRLQIDGIPAYVITRGDDTAGAVLVKLALMDGTARAYQRGFDLASGARVWQVLVEGPEASVDEAILRQRSFDPDLWVIEVEDARGRILLDDMD; this comes from the coding sequence ATGAGTGCGCGGCTGGCATCCGGCATCTGGGTGTCTGCATATTTGCGCCGCCTTCAGATTGACGGAATACCGGCCTATGTGATCACCCGCGGCGACGACACCGCAGGCGCAGTGCTTGTCAAACTGGCGCTGATGGACGGGACTGCGCGCGCCTATCAGCGCGGCTTCGATCTGGCCAGCGGGGCGCGTGTCTGGCAGGTGCTGGTTGAGGGACCGGAAGCCAGCGTTGACGAGGCGATATTGCGCCAGCGCAGTTTCGACCCTGACCTGTGGGTGATCGAGGTAGAGGACGCGCGCGGGCGCATCCTGCTGGATGACATGGACTGA
- a CDS encoding LacI family DNA-binding transcriptional regulator has translation MTKTRTLSDLARHLGLSPATVSRALAQHEQIALKTRERVAKAALELGYVPNRTAQALASGRTGFAGFLLPMRGRGLADPFLGEFVSALTEGFSAKGVELLLSAVPRDGSEQRHLESLITSGRVDGVVVSRIECADTRIALLQDHGVPFVAHGRLEHDESGYSWLDTDGESAFMEAFDLLYQAGHRRFGLLSLDDPLTFRQKREAGLRNAYAANGDPALTLRHVSCSRYDMDTRAQAIAGILSGADRPTAVLAIADGLALELMAEAQKQGLSVPDDLSIIGFDNIPAAAHVTPALTTFDACIADSATQLAEMLLVRINAPNAPHEQRLLRPQLILRGTHGTAPVIAG, from the coding sequence GTGACCAAAACCCGCACATTATCAGATCTTGCGCGCCACTTGGGCCTTTCACCTGCGACCGTGTCGCGGGCCCTGGCGCAGCATGAACAGATCGCGCTGAAAACGCGCGAGCGTGTGGCAAAGGCCGCGCTGGAGTTGGGCTATGTCCCCAACCGCACAGCGCAGGCACTGGCATCAGGGCGCACCGGGTTTGCGGGCTTCCTGTTGCCTATGCGCGGACGCGGGCTTGCCGATCCTTTCCTTGGTGAATTTGTCAGTGCCCTGACCGAAGGGTTCAGTGCAAAAGGGGTTGAATTGCTGCTGTCTGCGGTTCCGCGCGACGGGTCTGAACAGCGCCATCTGGAAAGCCTGATTACATCTGGCCGTGTCGATGGCGTGGTTGTCAGCCGGATCGAATGCGCTGACACACGCATTGCGCTGCTGCAAGACCATGGCGTGCCATTCGTGGCGCATGGCCGGTTGGAGCATGATGAATCAGGCTATAGCTGGTTGGATACCGACGGCGAGTCTGCCTTTATGGAAGCGTTTGATCTGCTGTATCAGGCAGGCCATCGCCGGTTTGGCCTGCTAAGTCTTGATGACCCGCTGACCTTCCGCCAGAAGCGCGAGGCCGGTTTGCGCAACGCTTATGCGGCCAATGGCGACCCCGCGCTGACATTGCGGCATGTGTCATGTTCGCGCTACGACATGGACACGCGCGCGCAGGCCATCGCGGGCATCCTGTCCGGTGCCGACCGACCCACCGCCGTGCTTGCCATTGCCGACGGGCTGGCGTTGGAGTTGATGGCCGAAGCCCAGAAACAAGGGTTAAGCGTGCCAGATGACCTGTCCATCATCGGTTTCGACAATATCCCTGCCGCGGCGCATGTCACGCCCGCGCTGACCACATTTGACGCCTGTATTGCCGACAGCGCCACGCAACTTGCCGAAATGTTGCTGGTGCGGATCAACGCACCGAATGCGCCGCATGAGCAACGACTGCTGCGCCCGCAGCTTATTTTGCGGGGCACACACGGGACTGCACCCGTAATCGCGGGCTGA